From the Cucumis sativus cultivar 9930 chromosome 5, Cucumber_9930_V3, whole genome shotgun sequence genome, the window TAGGGAAATGTGAGGACTAAAAACAATAGGGATGTTTGGGAAACTGGAATGTAATCAAGAGTACTGGAAAACAGATAGGTGTTGGAATGCATGAGAAGTTAAGGGCAAACTGAAAATGAGATCATGAAGTgtgaaaatgatggaaaagAGGGTTGAGTTGAAAACAATCAGAACATAAAGAGTTAAGTACTACAAATTGAGCTCAAAACACTCGATTGAAACATGAACTCTGGATTACATCACATTACAAACTCAACTCATTATGGGTCTCCAAGCAAACCCTAAATATTTGGCCAAATTAGATCATACAGCCCAGCTACCCTGACCTAGGGTGAGGCAGCTGACTCGTCAAGATGTAgggttttttcaattttccagTCTTGTCATTTGTTATTCAACTAAGGGATGCAAAACACAACACTTCTAGAATTATAACTAATATCAAGGTAGTTCAAGGGTTATTTCCCTCCTCGGACCTGAAATTCATGCTTAGTAAGAACATTGATCTCTGCCACCACAATTTCATCTAATTCCTATATTTCACCAATCtaagttattgtttttaaaacaatttcacagaggaaaaataaaaatatgatatcAGTGGcaaattgtaaagaaaaaaatatcatattttaacataaacCCGATATTGATCATCCTATACCTAGGAGTTCCAACTACAAATCTAATTAGCAACTTATTAAGTAACTTCACAAATCTTCCTCTCCTATCCACCCCTCGTAAACAAATACGAAATAAACAGTTCTCGTGAAGAAAAGGCCAGCTTTACGTTAAAtcaaagagaacaaaaaagttACACTGGGGAGGCCGAATGGGTTTGCAAAAAGCCATCCCAATTGGCACAAACAAGGGAAAGCGGAAAATTGTATAAAGCATATCAGCAGCTAAACgcacaaaatataaaaatagaatagcCAAATGAGAATCAAgcacttaaaagaaaataccagCAGCCTTGAGAAGAAGAACTGAAGCAGGTGGAGTCTTCAACACGAAAGTAAAACTTTTATCCTGTACCAAATCGAACAATTAAGTCATTGCCAAAGGAAAGAATAGCAGAGGATTGACAGAGAAAGGAAAGACGAACCCACATCGTAAACAGTAATTTCAACTGGAATAACATAGCCAGCCTTATCGGCTGTCTTGGCATTGTAATCCTTACAGAAGGCCATAATATTAACACCCTTGGAACCAAGAGCAGGGCCTACAGGAGGAGCTGGGGTAGCCTTTCCAGCCTCCAAAGCAAGCTTTATCATCCCAATTACTGCAAACCCCCAAAAGCAAATTAGACAAAATCGCAGCCCACTTAAGGATAatgttgaaagaaattaaGGGTTTatccccaaaaaaaaaaagaaaaaaaataccctTCTTGGCTTTTCCACCAGGCTTGGCTTTAGGAGGGGCCATTGAAACAACACTGAGACGCCTTGGAGTGGGAGAGATGAGGGAGGAAGATTGGCCATTGGTGAGGAACCGAAGAGAGAAATTGAACTTTGAAGACAACccagaagaagatgaagtaagaaatggagaggaaaGACGGTTGGAACTGGCagaaattttggaagaaaatgaaggagaaagaagatgGTGTTGATGATAGGTGGAGATGGAAGACGCCATAGATAAGCAAACCAAACACGAGAGAGCTCTCACAATTCTTTTCGGATAAACCCcgcaaattaaatgaaataaagttCTGTTTTTTAAGCTGGGTTTTTGCCGGGTGactttttccaaatttatctttttacaCATTTCATTGCTAATGGCTTCCAAAGCAATAACCACTGAAAACATTACATGCCAAAAAAACTCTTgcaatttgtattttatttttgaaaagtatcCTATTCTATTTagagtaaaaatatatatcattaatgttcaaatcttttaataaCAATCTTATGAATTATTTTGCCTTTGCTAAATTGTTTTGCCTCCACCTTCGTCCACCTCATATCGCTTCACATATATCTGCCCTTCTCCAGCCATAGACGACCGCTTCACCTCTGCCCATTCATTAGCATTGGCATTGACTCGTTGTTTCCCATCATCGTCTACACCTATCCCATCTTCTATACGTTTTCCTTTGTCTTTGGCCTTCTTAGCTTTAACCTTTCACCAAACAAAACCATATAAGTTTAGCCACACCACACCTCTCTTGTTTGCCCATCATTGCCAATGGTACATTCTTTGTTCTTTCCTTTATCACTAACAACAAATTCATCTTCCCAAACTTGGATTTTGTTGCGAAACAGAGGATGAAATTTGGGCGAAATGGTGAAGGTGAAGAAAGACGGATTTGTACGTACGATCTGTTTGTGTGAAATGGAGTGATTGGAGATAATGAGAGAGATTAGTAATTATTGCTCTTCCATGTCTTCCATAAGGAGTGTTAGGATACGTGGATTGTTGAGTTTCAAATTGGTTGCCGTGTTTGTAGATCCCTGCTTCTGCCCGTCGGAGATGGTGATGGGTTTAGATTCTTCCGGTCACTGTCGGCTACTCTTTATATAATGAagtctctctcttttcaatattatgtttAATATGAATTCCATCcattccaaatatatatatatatattaaataaaaatttagagagaaaaaaaagaaaatataaccGTCAACCCATCATGTACCAATATACGGTATAAAATCATGTACCAATatccaactatttttttcaaagattgaACCAAACAACACATTAAAAGAGTACAAGATTTGCATATAAAGATAATATCGTTTTATTTCGGTACAtatgtttaagaaataaaattatttaaattcagATACTCAAATCTTAAGcaaaatctaccaaaaagtaTTTGGGTAGTGTGGGCaacaatctttaaaaaaaaatctttaaattttataccaaatctaaatcaGTATGATCTAGcatcttttataatttttattgtgAGCACGTGgatatgaacttttttttttattttcgaaattataaatattttattgatatgttatatatttaaaaaaaataagaaaaaatcgttaaaaaatttattgcaCAAAGTTGATAAGTTGTGATACAA encodes:
- the LOC101210200 gene encoding 50S ribosomal protein L11, chloroplastic yields the protein MASSISTYHQHHLLSPSFSSKISASSNRLSSPFLTSSSSGLSSKFNFSLRFLTNGQSSSLISPTPRRLSVVSMAPPKAKPGGKAKKVIGMIKLALEAGKATPAPPVGPALGSKGVNIMAFCKDYNAKTADKAGYVIPVEITVYDDKSFTFVLKTPPASVLLLKAAGVEKGSKDPKGEKVGKITIEQLRTIAAEKLPDLNCTTIESAMRIIAGTAANMGIEIDPPVLEPKTKALV